A DNA window from Paraburkholderia sp. IMGN_8 contains the following coding sequences:
- a CDS encoding thioesterase family protein: MGKETVYRIDVQFGDCDPAGIVFFPNFSRWMDAASHDYFIQCGLPPWREMRALPHCVGAPMLEMHAGFHTSATYGESLEVHTGIEEWRGKVFIQSHRVMRNDTLICEGRATRALCIKQADGRLKAVLVPEFIRAACE; encoded by the coding sequence GTGGGTAAAGAAACTGTCTATCGTATCGATGTGCAATTCGGCGATTGCGACCCGGCCGGAATCGTCTTTTTTCCGAACTTCTCGCGCTGGATGGACGCCGCTTCGCACGATTATTTTATACAGTGCGGCCTGCCGCCGTGGCGAGAGATGCGAGCGCTACCTCATTGCGTCGGCGCGCCGATGCTGGAGATGCACGCTGGTTTTCACACCTCGGCGACCTACGGTGAAAGTCTGGAGGTGCATACCGGCATTGAGGAGTGGCGAGGCAAAGTCTTTATTCAAAGCCACCGCGTTATGCGCAACGATACGCTGATCTGCGAGGGTCGCGCGACTCGCGCGTTGTGTATCAAACAGGCCGATGGGCGGCTGAAAGCCGTGCTCGTGCCAGAGTTTATACGTGCCGCCTGCGAGTGA